The DNA region AATTCCTTCGAGCATTGATTCTCAGACTTTAATGTACATTTAGGTCACGTGGGGATCTTGCCAAAATTCAGATTCTAGTTCAGCAGCCTGAGGTGGGCCTGatgttctgcatttctaacaagctcccagatgatAGCAATGCTGCTGGTCCCTGGGCCCACAGTGGCAAAgttttcagtgtttctcaaacattgctgcacattagaatcagcTGAGGAGATTTTAAAACTCTTGATGCCCAAACTGTATCCCATCCAAGTTAAATCCGAATTGTGGCTGGTGGGAGCCACgtgtcagtattttttaaagctcctcgGTTGCTTCCAGTGTGCAGCcagtgttgagaaccactgtctttgATGCATCCACTTTGATGTTGGTTAATGTTTATTATCAACTACCTGGGAGGcaaagcttttttttgttttaaattgacaTGGTGCTTTATTACACATTAACTGTAATCTTGAGAGACTGATGTGTGGAAAGATTGTCACCACAGTCTTTTCAATGTGTCCACTTTCAATTACGCTTTCTAAGTAACTGAGGAGAGCaacagattttattattttaactattagatcaccaaatattttccaaatttggaaattttatatCTGTAACACACATTTTCCCATGAgtccaaaataatttatttctcttaatgTTTCTAATGGAAACCAAACAGCCACCACCTCAGAGTCAGTCTGGCTTGGAAAAAACTGGAATTTATAGTCCATTACTCTTTGTGAGGCTTGGCTAGAGTCAGGAAATGTGACTTAGGGAAGAAAATCAAATCTTTAAGTTCTTGTTGTTTTCCACACAAAGAtgtcaacaaaaataaaagcatgccTTCAAAGCTACTACTAAGAATATAGCATGGATATAACACATGTTTACACAAAACAGACAGGTGCTGACATAAAGTTAGCTGTGGGAAATGTCTATAAAAAGCCTTGCTTCTTAACCAAACaccctcctcttttttcttctaattatgtCATTTAAGTGTCATCAATTTTTATGCCATCTTCCTTAAATCACGATCTTTTCTGCAGTATTGTTTAGCTCCAAGAATGCTTTTTGGGTTTCTTGTACCTTACACTGAATTTTttactgaaagatttttttttttctttttaaaactttatcctggtgggtgtttttgtttttgttgttgttgttgggtttttttggttcacTTGATTCATCATGCATTCTTTTCTCTTGTTCATGCCTAGCTTACACCCTCCATCACTTCTCTGCTCCATTCCTTCCCTTGGGCCCAAACATTCTAGAATCTGTGAACAGACCTTTAATTGACCTGCATCCCTCACCAGCTCCAGCAGTCATCACCATGCCCTGGGAAACAACCTTAAGAAGCCCACACATGCCCATGACCCTGGGTGGGCCCATTTGCCAAGATGAAAAGTTGGCTCAGAAGAAGTACAACAAGACAGTTATCGAGTGGGTGGCAAATTGCCGTGCAAACATTTAACTGTGGGTTCTTGGTGTGCCCTTTCAGAGAACTTTTGCCTGGGGAGGGAAAGGTGGAAAGTGGCTCTAGGCAGCAGAAGTCTCCCATGAAGAGGAGGAAATTAACCTGATCTGTCCTGCATACAAAGTAGCTacctaaaaatgtatttgttctaAATTATGGTAATTTACTCTTCCTGCCATGAAAGGcttatatacattttcttacGGAGCCCACAGTATAGCATTGCACTGTACAATATAATAATAActaagctaacatttattaagcactatgTGTTTTTATATGCATTAGACCTTTAAAGCTTTGTAACCACCCCAACAAATACTATCACTACtccaattttaaagataaagaaactgaagcttagagaacaATGATTTGTCCATGGTCACACAGATAATTGGTAGTAAAGCCAGGATATGAAGCCAAACAAATCAAATTAGAGGTGAAACCCTGCATATACCTTAGCTACCACGTATTTAAATATATCCAGGGACTCCACTATGTGATACTGCCTCTTATGTGATACTTGCAGGGAATAATAGAATCCTAAAGGACCTTAATTTTAAGTATTAATGGTAGTAAATGCATTCACTGTAGTAGTTTTCTCCAAACTAAACCAATGGTTAAAGAGATTATTTGAAGTGTTAGCTAAGTGAATCACAGTAAGAATTTTACtctcttttcaattttctttcagtctttctgATTGTAACAAAAGTTAAGTCTCAGATTGGTGCTAATTTGTATTAATCTTCCTTTATTAACAAAGAAGGCAGGCCTTGGACTAGGGGAGACAACAGTATCTACTGAGAATTTAGTAACATTGCTTTGTATTCATTTCTAATGTTGCCTTCTACTTATGGCAAgtgattctgttttctttccttttgttttccatttatggtAGGGATATATAtcctcttaaaataaaatttaaatactgtTATAAAAAAGtatgtagggggcttccctggtggtgcagtggttgggagtccgcctgccgatgcaggggacacgggttggtgccccagtcgggaggatcccacatgccgtggagcggctgggcccgtgagccatggccactgggcctgcacgtccggagcctgtgctccgcggcaggagaggccacagcagtgagaggcccgcgtaccgcaaaaaaaaaaaaaaaaaagtacgtaGTAGAGTTGATATGCAGATATGTCAAAAATCATGGCATTAGTACTGTGATGGCTAAAGTCTAGAATActttaaacaaaacaacaagaaaaaaaccaaaaagactcTGCAGTCTTATTTCCATTAGCTGCATGAAAATGTCTGaattaaggaagaaatgaaaagtcTAACCCTAAAGAAAACAATGTTAACTGCTTTTGAATTCCCCTAGGCTCTAGATTCTAGAGTTCCAGACTATGGAAAAATTAATTATTCCTCATTCCATGCTATGAGGGTGTATTATATCGTAGAAAGAGCTCTTGATTCACTTTCAGAGGCTCCCGGTTGGATCCAACCTCTGCCACTCACCTTACACAGGCCCTAATACCTTCCTTGAATTCAGTTTCTCCATCAAGAAATAAAAGATCAAATTAAGTTGTTTCTTCTAGCTCTTTTATTCTAGCTTTCTTCAATGTATCTGAAATGGTCTGCACATTTATTTGCCTTTCTTCCAAAGTGCTTATCTAGGTGAAGCTTTGTGTAGCCTGTACAACTCACATGTTTTTTGAGAGAATATAAGCCATGTTAATGCTTTATtttgtaaagcttctgtttttgTTACGAAAGGTTACCTAACTTAAAGGctcatttgggggtgggggggagggcacTATTACAGGTCAGCTGCCTGTTACAACTTGATATCATTCTGGAAGAAATCGAGGCTTCCACTTCCTTTGCACCATTTAAAGAAACTATTCTGAATTCCAAGAATGCCCGTGGCATTTACCAGACACTGCGTTTTCTCctgtatgtgtctatttttacACTGGGCACAAAGTACAATTAATTACCACTGGTCACTGGAATAGAATGTAATTATGGCCTGAAAGGGTGACCAAACTGCCTTCTCTAGTTGATGACTAACTTCAGACATTCTTCCAGAGCTGCTTATCTGTGTGATCAGCTTCACGCTGATGGCCCAGCTTAAGCTAGTGCCCTTAACTCTCCCAGGTCTGGTTCCCTgacaaaaagtaaaatcaaatcaCACACTcaaaacacaaaaaggaaaaacgcAAGGCCAGTCCTTGTTAGCTGTATAAGATCACTTAAACCCCTAGATGCATAATTCAGATTTTAATAAACACCTTTTTCAGAGGTTCTAGCATATTTGGAAGAGAGGAGACACAATTTGCCCTGTAATCAGAATTAGTTAGAAAGACAGATATAGCACGTTCATTTCACTACAGTTTAGCATATGGCATCAACCACATAACTCTCACATTCTATTCTTCTTTGTGTTTGCTGACATTTTAAGCACTTTATGCATGAGATGGCTTTCATGAGACATAACAAAAAGTGGGGAAGGAACAATATGAGTATAGCTGCATTGAGATCCTGGGAATGCAGAGATAAATACCTGCAAAATAATGCTAATCTACAAGAAGGGCAAAATGATAAGTTTTTATTAACAATAACCTTTATAGGTCCTTACACTGGAGACTGTATTACCGGAAGACAATGAAGTATTTGTTAAGTGTCCAATACAACAAACCTCATAAGAGAAGTTTGATATAAAAAAATCTAGCTCCTTGAGCTGGATATGGCACAGAGTAACAGTGTTTCCGTAATCTAGTTATGGACAGTCCTCTAGAGCAATAAACCTGAGCAAACTCTCAGTTGTCATTGTTGTTCAGTTTGGGGTAATCATCTACAAAGCGCCTGTTTGTCAGGATTGGTGGAATAGTTAGAGAGGAGAAGAAGAGAGCCGACTGTAGCAGAATCTGAATAATGTAAACCTTTATTGGCTGAATGCTATCACTGGTATTGTCAGGATTCACCTGGGATTGATCTCTGACATGACCGTTGACACTTCATGACAGCAACAATTTGACAGGACTACTGCAAATCACCAAATTACCTTGGTGATTCTCTCCCTGCTAGATGCAATAGCAGCTTTGGTTGTCATGGTTGGCTCCTAGCAAACTAGAGAGACCCAGGGGTTGGGATCTATCAATATACCTCTCCCCCGTAAAGGTGGCAAATTGACAGCAAGGAAGCTAATCCTAAGGGAAGGAGGGGAATTAGTAAAAAGCTAGCAAGATTGGTGGTAAACTAGGACAGGTTTTCAGTTTCCAGGATAAAGGGTCAAATATCATAGGCTAAATTTGGATATTGCAAATTCAGTCTCATGAAGCCCGGGTATGCAAAGTCCAAATCAAAGTCATAGTTTAGGGGAATGGAAAGAAGTTTTCAAAGTACAGAGCATAAATGATGGTCAAATAGGACACAGAGTCCAAATATTCTAGAAATGTCATCTGGAAACAAGGCAAAGCAGAGTGTGAAAAGAGGCCAGCCTCTGGAAAGTAGTTTTGAGCAACCAGAACAAGTATAATATGGCTCTGCAGCCAATAGGAAAACAGTGAAACTATCCCCCAAATATCATGCTTGGTGTCAAAGGCCTGAGAGTCTGGAAAATTCAAGTATGGGAGACACTTGAACAAAATTCATCCAAGTAAGTAAAACATACTACAGGAGTTCTCAGGGAGATTACCTGATGTTATACCTCGAATGGCCCATGTTGGACACAGGAGTGGGCTGAGACTGGCACCCAGGCGGTAGGTAATGCAGCAGACAGAGATACAGCgtctaaaggaaaatgaaaatccagGCAGATAGTGCAAATGAGGTGTCATCAGAAGAGATCTGGCAAATAGACAAAATCTAGTCATCAAGCAAAAGTCTGGAATCAGGAATACTAGAGCAGAAGGTTTGAAATAGCACCCAGGTAGTAGATCACAGAGAGATGCACTGAGTGGCTGTTGGAGTAGAATGCAGTTGCTTTTAATAGGGTACCCAAGTTCTCATCCCTTAGCAGGTGGAGAGGGCGCCTCTCAGTGCCCTACATTTATTCAGACCCAATTTAACTTTCTTCATGAAATAGCCTGGTGTGACAAAACTGAAAACATGAAAACTGTGAGTATTGGTAGGTTATGACATGTGTAATAATCATACTTGAATGTAGGATACTTTTCTAAGTATGGATTAGAATGGcaagtaaatgaaagaaaaagttgtGAACATCTGAAAATGGGGCCCTGTATATTTAAATCATGCTGCACCTATGCAATGAACTATGATGCTGGCATTAACAACAATAATCACAAAGAGTTTTCaataacttaaaaatgttttccctttcCCACAATACCTCActctcttcctttccaacctGGGCCCGGAGAATGGCTCAGGCAAAGAAGAATGGTTCTGCCATCAAGGAGGTAGAGACCAGAAGATACATCCTTGACATTCACCAGCTCATCCACGAAGTGGGTTTCAAGAAGTGGGGCCCTCAGGCACTCAGAGAGATCTGGAAATTTGCCATGAAGGAGATGGGAACTCCAGATGTGCACTTTCACACCAGGCTCAACAAAGCTGTCTGGGCCAAAGGAATAGGAATGTCCCATACTGTTTCCAGGTGTGGTTGTCCAGAAAGTGTAACGAGGATGAAGATTCACCAAACAAGCAAGCTCTATATGTTGGTTATCTACGTACCTATCACTACTGTCAAAGATCTACAGCCAATGTGGATGAGGGCTAACAGctgattataaaataaagttgtaaaaccacaaaaaagaaagcttttaaccattattcaaaaagacacgtgcaccccaatgttcattgcagcactatttacaatagccaggacatggaaacaacctaaatggccatcaacagatgaatggataaagaagatgtggtacatatatacaatggaatattactcagccataaaaaggaacaaaactgggtcagttgtggagatgtggatggacctagagactgccatacagagtgaagtcagtcagaaaaagaaaaacaaatatcgtatattaacgcatacatgtagaatctagaaaaatggtacagatgagcctgtttgcaaggaagaaataaagacacagacatagggaacaaacatatggacaccaagggggtaaaggtgggtgggatgaattgggagattgggattgacatatatacactactatgtataaaatagataactgatgagaacttgctgtatagcacagggaactctacttaatgctctgtggtgacctaaatgggaaggaaatccaaaaaagaggggatatatgtatacacatagctgattcactttactgtacagcagaaactaacacaacataagCAACTGTaccccagttaaaaaaaatagacattaaaaaaaaaaggaaacgaaaGCTTTTGCTGTGTTAGGTGGATACAGGAGATACTTTATAGAATTGCAGATTTTATGTTATAAATTGTATTCAGCTGCTAGAGTACTAAAGAACTGAAATACTAGTGCTCAAGCAAGAGAGAATTTTGTATTCCTCTCACAGAAAATAAGTCCAGAGCTGGCAAGGTAGTTCCAGTCATCGGGCACCCTGTCTCTTTCTATTTATCATCTTCAGAGTTGGCTAAAATAGCTGTCAATGCTTTGGCTCTGGTGTCCACGTTCCAGGCAAGAAGTAGAAGTGAAGAAGAGCAAAAAAGCTGCATGCTAACGATATGTCCTCTTTTAAGGGGTCTTCCTAGAAGTGTAACAGATGTGCATaacaacagtggcttaaacatgATCAGAGTTTTTTTCCTTACGGAGCTACACAGCCTAAGGTCATTACGGCAACCCTGATCCAAAACACCCTCAAAAATTcagtctcctttttttcttgttggatATCTCCTAGCAACTTCCATTCCAAGATCACCTCAAGGATCAAAATAGCTGCTCAAGCTCCAGCCACCATGTGATATTGTGattcataataagaaatatatatatttggtcttcttcctggtttctggcacagagctcctaaacctttggaatttcctaagtgatcaGAGAGATAAAGGTATCTTTGGTTATTCATAACAAGCACCTTTCAACTACATCAGAGTTTATATTAACGAGGTGACTTTGGAAAACCCATAACGATGGGAGCTGGTTGCCAGGGTAACCAACCCTGActaggtgctgggagagtggccTTTCCAGAGAAGGCATGGAAGCTCTTcgccccttcccacatacctgtcctgtgcatctcttccacctggctgttcctgcagtgtttccttttataataaactgataatTTAGTAGTATACTGTTtgtctgagttctgtgagtcactctAGAAAATTAATTGAACGCatggagggggttgtgggaacctctgatttatagctgtCTGTCAGAAGCACAGATGACAACCTGGGCTTGCAACTGGCATCAGTGGGGGTGTGGGAGTGGCAGTCtgtgggactgaacccttaacctgtgggatgtGACGCTATCTCCaggtagtgtcagaactgagttataTTTTAGAACAcacagctggtgtcacagaaccGATCGGCATGTGGAAAACCCACAAATCTGGTGTTACAAGTGTTAAGTGTTCCTAAGTAGAGCATTGAGAGTtgagagacacagaaagagtAATAGGAGTgtgttttttcaaaaattttacttACTGTATCAATAATCTAGCCagctaaaaaagagaaagagataggAAAGAAGGAGAGGCAAAACAGCCTACACTTGCTGCCTTTTCAGGAAGTCTTCTGGGAGCTTTCATGTAACCTTTCTGCTTATATCTCCTTTGCTAGAACTTAGTCGTATGGCCACACCTAGCTTCAAGGGAGGTTGAGAAATACAGTATTTTCAGGTAGGCACATTA from Lagenorhynchus albirostris chromosome 6, mLagAlb1.1, whole genome shotgun sequence includes:
- the LOC132521522 gene encoding large ribosomal subunit protein eL31-like; the encoded protein is MAQAKKNGSAIKEVETRRYILDIHQLIHEVGFKKWGPQALREIWKFAMKEMGTPDVHFHTRLNKAVWAKGIGMSHTVSRCGCPESVTRMKIHQTSKLYMLVIYVPITTVKDLQPMWMRANS